From a region of the Cucumis sativus cultivar 9930 chromosome 6, Cucumber_9930_V3, whole genome shotgun sequence genome:
- the LOC101205269 gene encoding protein DETOXIFICATION 27 — MSQHQINDPLLQHSTSTFQPHHQDYLLTRIGIESKKLWHIVGPSIFSRIISYTVLVLAQAFAGHLNDFDLAAFSIAVNVIIGFDMGLLLGMASALETLCGQAYGAKKYYMLGVYMQRSWIVLFLCCVLLSPIFFFASPVLKLIGEPDELAEKAGVLSIWFLPLHFSFAFYFPLQRFMQSQVKAWPIVWSAVAALLLYLLASWVLVVELKMGVEGIVLACNIGWLVMPIILMGYTVWGDCRLTWTGFSVDAFSNLWEFVKLSAASGVMLCLENWYYRILIVVTGNMKNAKIMVDALSICLSINGWEMMIPMGFFVGVGVRVANELGAGNGEGAKFATIVSSAISLIIGLFFCCLIVIFHDSFGLLYSSTPQVLQEVDNLTLLLTFTILFNSIQPILSGVAVGSGWQSYVAYINLGCYYIIGLPLGILLQWFTDLGVKGIWMGMIFGGTGVQTLILLIITIRFDWEEEAKKASLRVERWTDEKFEAK; from the exons ATGAGCCAGCACCAAATAAATGATCCTTTACTGCAACACTCTACTTCAACATTTCAACCCCATCATCAAGATTATCTTCTAACACGCATTGGGATCGAATCCAAGAAACTATGGCATATAGTCGGCCCTTCCATTTTCAGCAGGATTATCTCCTATACCGTACTCGTCCTCGCCCAAGCTTTTGCGGGTCACTTAAATGACTTCGACCTCGCCGCCTTTTCCATCGCAGTTAACGTCATCATCGGCTTCGACATGGGACTTCTG TTGGGGATGGCAAGTGCTTTGGAGACGCTATGTGGGCAAGCCTATGGGGCGAAGAAATACTACATGTTAGGAGTGTATATGCAGCGTTCATGGATTGTTCTCTTCTTATGCTGTGTTTTGTTGTCgcctattttcttctttgcgtCTCCAGTTCTGAAGCTTATTGGAGAGCCAGATGAATTGGCAGAGAAAGCTGGTGTTTTATCCATATGgtttcttcctcttcatttCAGCTTCGCATTTTACTTTCCGTTGCAGAGATTTATGCAGAGCCAAGTGAAGGCGTGGCCGATTGTGTGGTCGGCGGTGGCGGCGCTTCTGTTGTACCTGCTGGCTAGTTGGGTGCTTGTGGTTGAATTGAAAATGGGTGTTGAGGGAATTGTGCTGGCTTGTAATATTGGTTGGTTGGTTATGCCCATTATTCTGATGGGTTACACCGTATGGGGTGATTGTCGGCTCACTTGGACAGGCTTTTCCGTGGATGCATTTTCTAATCTCTGGGAGTTTGTTAAGCTCTCTGCTGCTTCCGGCGTCATGCTAtg CTTGGAAAATTGGTACTACAGAATACTAATAGTGGTCACTGGAAACATGAAGAACGCGAAGATTATGGTGGATGCTCTATCAATCTG CTTGAGCATCAACGGATGGGAAATGATGATTCCTATGGGTTTCTTTGTGGGTGTTGg AGTAAGAGTGGCAAATGAGCTGGGAGCAGGCAATGGAGAAGGAGCCAAGTTTGCAACAATTGTGTCATCGGCAATATCATTAATAATTGGTCTTTTCTTCTGTTGTTTAATTGTCATCTTTCACGATAGCTTTGGCCTTCTTTACTCTTCTACTCCGCAAGTTCTTCAAGAAGTTGATAACCTCACTCTTCTTTTGACCTTCACTATTCTCTTCAACAGCATTCAACCAATTCTCTCCG GAGTAGCAGTTGGGTCAGGATGGCAATCTTACGTGGCTTATATAAATTTGGgttgttattatattatcGGGCTGCCACTTGGAATTTTGTTGCAATGGTTTACCGACCTTGGAGTTAAG GGAATCTGGATGGGAATGATATTTGGAGGAACAGGAGTTCAAACATTGATACTGCTTATCATTACTATTCGATTTGATTGGGAAGAAGAG GCTAAGAAAGCAAGCTTGCGAGTAGAGAGATGGACAGATGAGAAATTTGAGGCAAAATAA